Proteins encoded by one window of Deinococcus aerophilus:
- a CDS encoding peptidylprolyl isomerase: MKLQIGLFAALLASGLAACAPAARAQPKTAATPTPATPAPVTPTPLPPSSAPKPAESGFTPLKPLSDTPVRSFQKAEQIIDPARSYRAVLRTEKGDVTVDLNARAAPAAVNNFVFLALNHFYDGTRFHRVIDGFMAQGGDPLSADPARKAAWGTGGPGYSFTAEAKNGLRFDRAGVLGMARAASLDSQGSQFFITVAPADFLSGQYTVFGQVAAGQDVLDRLTRNDEGRGPVAGRNADLLRSVDILVK, encoded by the coding sequence ATGAAGTTACAGATTGGCCTTTTTGCTGCGCTGCTCGCCTCGGGGCTGGCCGCGTGCGCTCCCGCCGCCCGGGCACAGCCCAAGACGGCGGCCACCCCAACGCCGGCAACCCCGGCCCCGGTGACCCCGACTCCACTCCCGCCTTCCTCAGCGCCGAAGCCCGCCGAGTCCGGCTTCACGCCCCTCAAGCCGCTGAGCGATACGCCGGTGCGCAGCTTCCAGAAAGCCGAGCAGATCATTGACCCGGCCCGAAGCTACCGCGCCGTGCTCAGGACCGAGAAGGGCGACGTGACGGTGGACCTGAATGCCAGGGCGGCCCCGGCGGCGGTCAACAACTTCGTGTTTCTGGCCCTCAACCACTTCTATGACGGCACGCGCTTTCACCGGGTTATTGACGGGTTCATGGCGCAGGGGGGCGACCCCCTGAGTGCCGATCCGGCCCGCAAGGCGGCGTGGGGCACCGGCGGCCCCGGCTACAGCTTCACGGCAGAGGCGAAAAACGGTCTGCGCTTCGACCGGGCCGGCGTGCTGGGCATGGCGCGGGCAGCCAGCCTGGATTCGCAGGGCAGCCAGTTTTTCATCACGGTGGCCCCGGCCGACTTCCTGAGCGGGCAGTACACCGTGTTCGGGCAGGTGGCCGCCGGGCAGGACGTGCTTGACCGGCTGACCCGCAACGATGAGGGCCGTGGCCCCGTGGCCGGCAGGAATGCCGACCTGCTGCGCAGCGTGGACATTCTGGTGAAGTAA
- a CDS encoding Lrp/AsnC family transcriptional regulator produces the protein MSQSTLDAIDRQILGILQRDARLPNTELADEIGLTPAPTLRRVRRLEEEGIIQRYVALLDPKKVGRELLVLVRVTLDKQTKQGFEDFATKMQGRPEVLECFLCLGDIDYLLKVSVPDLDAYQHFLVNTLAAIPGVRNTASTIVVKQEKYTTSLPLE, from the coding sequence ATGTCCCAGAGTACGCTTGACGCCATTGACCGCCAGATTCTGGGCATCCTGCAGCGCGACGCCCGTCTGCCCAACACCGAACTTGCCGACGAGATCGGCCTGACCCCAGCTCCCACCCTGCGCCGCGTGCGGCGGCTGGAGGAAGAGGGCATCATTCAGCGCTACGTGGCCCTGCTCGACCCCAAGAAGGTGGGGCGTGAACTGCTGGTGCTCGTGCGGGTCACGCTGGACAAGCAGACCAAACAGGGCTTCGAGGACTTCGCCACCAAGATGCAGGGCCGCCCCGAGGTGCTGGAATGCTTTCTGTGCCTGGGCGACATCGATTACCTGCTCAAGGTCAGCGTGCCGGACCTCGACGCCTACCAGCATTTTCTGGTGAATACCCTGGCCGCCATTCCCGGCGTGCGCAACACCGCGAGCACCATCGTGGTCAAGCAGGAGAAATACACGACCAGTCTGCCGTTGGAGTGA
- the ald gene encoding alanine dehydrogenase yields MHIGLPKEIKVKENRVALTPGGVATLVRRGHRVTVQEGAGVGSGIRDQEYVDAGAQLGSADDAWAAEMVVKVKEPVASEYGYLRDDLLLFTYLHLAADRPLTDALLEAGTTGVAYETVQAEDRSLPLLTPMSEVAGRLSVQAGAYHLQKPVGGRGVLLGGVPGVQAGHVVILGGGVVGTNAAKMAMGLGAKVTILDVSHRRLTYLDDIYFGRLTTMMSSEANLRALLPEADLLIGGVLIPGAKAPHLVTRDMLDLMQEGSVIVDVAVDQGGCVETIHATTHTDPTYEVAGVVHYGVANMPGAVPRTSTFALTNATFPYVLMLADHGLDVLRGHAALQLGVNTHRGQLTYQGVADAFGLPYVQVTEALGAWGAQA; encoded by the coding sequence ATGCATATCGGACTGCCCAAAGAGATCAAGGTCAAGGAAAACCGTGTGGCCCTCACCCCCGGCGGGGTTGCCACCCTCGTGCGGCGCGGCCACCGCGTCACCGTGCAGGAGGGCGCGGGCGTGGGCAGCGGCATCCGCGATCAGGAATACGTGGATGCGGGCGCGCAGCTCGGCAGCGCCGACGACGCCTGGGCCGCCGAGATGGTGGTCAAGGTCAAGGAGCCGGTGGCCAGCGAGTACGGCTACCTGCGCGACGATCTGCTGCTGTTCACGTACCTGCACCTCGCCGCCGACCGTCCCCTGACCGACGCGCTGCTGGAGGCGGGCACCACCGGGGTGGCCTACGAGACCGTGCAGGCCGAGGACCGCAGCCTGCCGCTGCTCACTCCCATGAGCGAGGTCGCCGGCCGCCTGAGCGTGCAGGCCGGGGCGTACCACCTGCAGAAGCCGGTGGGTGGACGCGGCGTGCTGCTCGGTGGGGTGCCCGGCGTGCAGGCGGGCCATGTGGTGATCCTGGGCGGCGGCGTGGTGGGAACCAACGCGGCCAAGATGGCGATGGGCCTGGGCGCGAAGGTGACCATTCTGGACGTCAGCCACCGCCGCCTGACCTACCTGGACGACATCTACTTTGGCCGCCTGACCACCATGATGAGCAGCGAGGCCAACCTGCGCGCGCTGCTGCCCGAAGCCGACCTGCTGATCGGCGGCGTGCTGATTCCGGGAGCCAAGGCCCCGCACCTCGTCACCCGCGACATGCTGGACCTGATGCAGGAGGGCAGCGTGATCGTGGACGTGGCCGTGGACCAGGGCGGCTGCGTGGAAACCATCCACGCCACCACCCACACCGACCCCACCTACGAGGTCGCGGGCGTGGTTCACTACGGCGTGGCGAACATGCCCGGCGCGGTGCCGCGCACGAGCACCTTCGCCCTGACGAACGCGACCTTTCCCTACGTGCTGATGCTCGCCGATCACGGTCTGGACGTGCTGCGCGGCCACGCGGCGCTGCAACTCGGTGTCAACACCCACCGCGGTCAGCTGACCTACCAGGGCGTGGCGGACGCCTTCGGCCTGCCGTATGTCCAGGTCACCGAGGCGCTGGGCGCGTGGGGCGCCCAGGCGTAA
- a CDS encoding DinB family protein, protein MTRPLPGEYQPFYARYVDLAPEDDVLAAMETQAPLTRAQILGFSDRPEHRYAPGKWSVKQTVGHMADTERVFGFRALWFARADPAPLPGFEQNDWMRHSPFEDQTLADLLDGFEAARRSNMAVLRSLSPQAWARSGVASGHSISVRALAHGMLGHERAHLQLLAERYR, encoded by the coding sequence ATGACCCGCCCGTTGCCCGGCGAATACCAGCCCTTCTATGCCCGCTACGTGGACCTTGCGCCCGAGGACGATGTGCTGGCGGCCATGGAGACGCAGGCCCCGCTGACCCGCGCGCAGATTCTGGGTTTCTCAGACCGGCCCGAGCACCGGTATGCGCCCGGCAAGTGGAGCGTGAAACAGACGGTGGGCCATATGGCCGACACCGAGCGGGTGTTCGGCTTCCGCGCCCTGTGGTTTGCCCGCGCCGACCCGGCCCCGCTGCCCGGCTTCGAGCAGAACGACTGGATGCGCCACAGCCCCTTCGAGGATCAGACGCTGGCGGACCTGCTCGATGGATTCGAGGCGGCGCGGCGCAGCAATATGGCCGTGCTGCGGTCCCTGTCGCCGCAGGCCTGGGCCCGCAGCGGCGTCGCCAGCGGCCATTCCATCAGCGTGCGGGCGCTGGCCCACGGCATGCTGGGCCACGAGCGGGCGCACCTGCAACTGCTGGCGGAACGCTACAGATAG
- the carB gene encoding carbamoyl-phosphate synthase large subunit, translated as MPKRTDLNTILILGSGPIQIGQAAEFDYSGTQALKALKNEGYRVVLVNSNPATIMTDPDLADATYLEPLTPEFVERVIIREKPDALLPTLGGQTALNLAMQLHERGTLAKYGVELIGAGVEAINKGEDRELFQAAMKKIGVETARGKMVHSMEEATEYQKELGLPVVIRPSFTLGGTGGGIAHTYEEFLQITEGGLRDSPVTSVLLEESILGWKEYELEVMRDTADTVIIITSIENFDPMGVHTGDSITVAPAQTLSDVEYQRLRDMSLAIIREIGVATGGSNIQFSVNPVDGRVIVIEMNPRVSRSSALASKATGFPIAKIAALLAVGYTLDELPNDITRVTPAAFEPSIDYVVTKIPRFAFEKFPGSSDHLGTQMRSVGEVMAIGRTFKESLQKALRSVESDVRGVFAAMSPDELRALLYPNPRRLEAVIELLRRGETVEQLFDATKIDPWFLGQLREIVAAESEILELGPIREWKYEYWREVKRLGFSDARIGEIVGLSELEVRALRKEAKALPVYKTVDTCAAEFEAHTPYHYSTYEWEDEVTPTDKPKVVILGSGPNRIGQGVEFDYATVHAVWALQDAGYETIMINSNPETVSTDYDTADRLYFEPLTFEDVMNIVDHEKPVGVIVQLGGQTPLKLARRLEAAGAPIIGTSPDAIDEAEDRASFNALCERLGLPQPRGLVAKTPNEAQALAEQLGFPLMARPSYVLGGRAMRTVRSMTELTTYLDEVYAAVEGQPSILLDQFLEGALELDVDTLCDGERAVVAGIMEHVEAAGVHSGDSACVLPPVNLSAELLARVKADTERLALELGVRGLMNVQWAVKDDVAYILEANPRASRTVPFVSKAVNHPLAKSAARIAVGHTLEQIGLLETPVPAMFSVKEVHLPFLKFAGVLPVLGPEMKSTGESMGIDADPYLAFYRAQLGAKNYLPLSGTVLLLGDGLDDVAATLEGAGLNVIRTQDGDRLPDLLIDVTGSRLLRTALERGVPIVSTREAAEWTARAIAGAVEAGELGVRSLQEWVS; from the coding sequence ATGCCCAAGCGTACTGACCTGAACACGATCCTAATTCTCGGCAGCGGCCCCATCCAGATCGGGCAGGCCGCCGAGTTCGACTATTCCGGGACGCAGGCGCTCAAAGCCCTGAAAAATGAGGGGTACCGCGTGGTGCTGGTCAACAGCAACCCGGCCACGATCATGACCGATCCCGATCTGGCCGACGCGACCTACCTGGAACCGCTGACGCCCGAGTTCGTGGAGCGGGTGATCATCAGGGAGAAGCCCGACGCCCTGCTGCCCACCCTGGGCGGCCAGACCGCGCTGAACCTCGCGATGCAGCTGCACGAACGCGGCACGCTGGCCAAATACGGCGTGGAACTGATCGGCGCGGGCGTGGAAGCCATCAACAAGGGCGAGGACCGCGAACTGTTCCAGGCCGCCATGAAGAAGATCGGCGTGGAAACGGCGCGCGGCAAGATGGTTCACAGCATGGAAGAGGCCACGGAGTACCAGAAGGAACTCGGCCTGCCGGTCGTGATCCGGCCCTCCTTCACGCTGGGCGGCACCGGCGGCGGCATCGCGCACACCTACGAGGAGTTCCTGCAGATCACCGAGGGCGGCCTGCGCGACAGCCCGGTGACCTCGGTGCTGCTGGAAGAGAGCATCCTGGGCTGGAAGGAATACGAACTGGAGGTGATGCGTGACACCGCCGACACAGTGATCATCATCACCAGCATCGAGAACTTTGACCCGATGGGCGTGCACACCGGCGACTCCATCACGGTGGCCCCGGCGCAGACCCTCAGCGACGTGGAATACCAGCGCCTGCGCGACATGTCACTGGCGATCATCCGCGAAATTGGCGTGGCGACCGGCGGCAGCAACATCCAGTTCTCGGTCAACCCGGTGGACGGGCGCGTGATCGTGATCGAGATGAACCCGCGCGTGTCGCGCTCCTCCGCGCTGGCGAGCAAGGCCACCGGTTTCCCGATTGCCAAGATCGCCGCGCTGCTCGCGGTGGGGTACACCCTCGACGAGCTGCCCAACGACATCACCCGCGTGACGCCCGCCGCCTTCGAACCGAGCATCGACTACGTGGTGACCAAGATTCCGCGCTTTGCCTTCGAGAAGTTCCCGGGCAGCTCGGATCATCTGGGGACCCAGATGCGCAGCGTGGGCGAGGTCATGGCGATTGGCCGCACCTTCAAGGAGTCGCTGCAAAAGGCGCTGCGCAGCGTGGAAAGCGACGTGCGCGGGGTCTTCGCCGCCATGTCGCCGGACGAACTGCGCGCCCTGCTGTACCCCAACCCGCGCCGTCTGGAAGCGGTCATTGAGCTGCTGCGGCGCGGCGAGACCGTGGAACAGCTGTTCGACGCCACCAAGATTGACCCGTGGTTCCTGGGCCAGCTGCGCGAGATCGTGGCGGCCGAGAGCGAGATTCTGGAACTGGGGCCGATCCGGGAATGGAAATACGAGTACTGGCGCGAGGTCAAGCGCCTGGGCTTCAGTGACGCCCGCATCGGCGAGATCGTGGGCCTGAGCGAGCTGGAGGTCCGCGCCCTGCGCAAGGAGGCCAAGGCGCTTCCCGTCTACAAGACGGTGGACACCTGCGCCGCCGAGTTCGAGGCGCACACGCCGTACCACTACTCCACCTACGAGTGGGAAGACGAGGTCACCCCCACCGACAAGCCCAAGGTGGTCATCCTGGGCAGCGGCCCCAACCGCATCGGGCAGGGCGTGGAGTTCGACTACGCCACCGTTCACGCGGTCTGGGCGCTGCAGGACGCGGGCTACGAGACGATCATGATCAACTCCAACCCCGAGACGGTCAGCACCGACTACGACACGGCAGACCGCCTGTACTTCGAGCCGCTGACCTTCGAGGACGTGATGAACATCGTCGATCACGAGAAGCCGGTGGGCGTGATCGTGCAGCTGGGCGGTCAGACCCCGCTGAAACTGGCGCGGCGGCTGGAGGCGGCGGGCGCCCCGATCATCGGGACGAGTCCCGACGCCATCGACGAGGCCGAGGACCGCGCGTCCTTCAACGCGCTGTGCGAACGCCTGGGCCTGCCGCAGCCGCGCGGACTGGTGGCGAAGACGCCGAACGAGGCGCAGGCCCTGGCCGAACAGCTGGGCTTTCCGCTGATGGCCCGGCCCAGCTACGTGCTGGGGGGCCGCGCGATGCGGACGGTGCGCAGCATGACCGAGCTGACCACCTATCTGGACGAGGTGTACGCCGCCGTGGAGGGCCAGCCGAGCATTCTGCTGGACCAGTTCCTGGAAGGAGCGCTGGAGCTGGACGTGGACACCCTGTGCGACGGCGAGCGCGCCGTGGTGGCCGGGATCATGGAGCATGTGGAAGCCGCCGGGGTTCACAGCGGTGACAGCGCGTGCGTGCTGCCCCCGGTGAACCTGAGCGCCGAGCTGCTGGCCCGCGTGAAGGCCGACACCGAGCGGCTGGCGCTGGAACTGGGCGTGCGCGGCCTGATGAACGTACAGTGGGCGGTCAAGGACGACGTGGCGTACATCCTGGAGGCCAACCCGCGTGCCAGCCGCACCGTTCCCTTCGTGAGCAAGGCCGTGAACCATCCCCTCGCCAAGAGTGCCGCCCGCATCGCCGTGGGCCACACGCTGGAACAGATCGGGCTGCTGGAGACCCCGGTGCCGGCCATGTTCTCGGTGAAGGAAGTGCACCTGCCCTTCCTGAAATTCGCGGGCGTGCTGCCGGTGCTGGGGCCGGAGATGAAAAGCACCGGCGAGAGCATGGGCATCGACGCGGACCCGTACCTGGCGTTCTACCGGGCGCAGCTGGGGGCCAAGAACTACCTGCCCCTGAGCGGTACCGTCCTGCTGCTCGGCGACGGCTTGGACGACGTGGCCGCCACGCTGGAGGGCGCGGGCCTGAACGTGATTCGGACGCAGGACGGCGACAGGCTGCCCGACTTGCTGATCGACGTAACAGGGAGCCGCCTGCTGAGAACGGCGCTGGAACGGGGCGTGCCCATCGTGAGCACGCGCGAGGCCGCCGAATGGACGGCGCGGGCGATTGCCGGGGCCGTGGAGGCGGGCGAGCTGGGAGTCCGCAGCCTGCAGGAGTGGGTTTCGTAA
- a CDS encoding GNAT family N-acetyltransferase — protein MTTQTLHIENYTLGAEAPGQHILDAATERRVAEFLFMHLDEYGDALGDIQACLAYAHERGGSVTYAEENGELLGAVVTNRTGMGGFIPENILVYIAVHEAARGRGLGKQLMETALTNVQGSVALHVEPHNPARKLYERLGFTSKYLEMRLQR, from the coding sequence ATGACGACCCAGACCCTGCACATCGAGAATTACACGCTGGGCGCCGAGGCGCCGGGCCAGCACATCCTGGACGCCGCGACCGAGCGCCGTGTGGCCGAGTTTCTGTTCATGCATCTGGACGAGTACGGCGACGCCCTGGGGGATATCCAGGCCTGTCTGGCCTACGCCCACGAACGCGGCGGCAGCGTGACCTACGCCGAGGAAAACGGAGAACTGCTGGGTGCGGTGGTCACCAACCGCACCGGCATGGGCGGCTTCATTCCGGAGAACATCCTGGTGTACATCGCCGTTCATGAAGCGGCGCGCGGGCGCGGACTGGGAAAGCAGCTGATGGAAACGGCGCTGACGAATGTGCAGGGCAGTGTGGCCCTGCACGTGGAGCCGCACAATCCGGCCCGCAAGCTGTACGAGCGGCTGGGATTTACCAGCAAGTACCTTGAAATGCGGCTGCAGCGGTAA
- a CDS encoding alanine racemase yields the protein MAYLTLDRPKLQANFDHLEGLLGARGIDWGITTKLLCGNKLFLNEVIRLGRLELLDSRISNLRAIKELNPEAQTVYIKPPASALIEELVTWADVSFNTELETIRAISAEAVKQNKTHLIIIMIEMGDLREGVLREDIVAFYEQVFRLPNIRIIGIGTNLNCLNGVMPSEDKLIQLGLYKTIIELKNGVEIQWVSAGTTVTLPLLIAGGLPAAINHFRIGEALFFGQDLVHENTFEAMHDDVLELHAQVIELAEKPTTPSGVLGKNPFGQTAEGDAEGPSTSHRAILDVGYLDISPQYLTPVDPRLEVIGGSSDMLVLNVGDNEAGLEVGSYVTFRLKYMGALHLMNSPYIDKFVLDGSGEKISELPAPQPVGG from the coding sequence ATGGCTTATCTGACGCTGGACCGGCCCAAGTTGCAGGCCAACTTTGATCATCTGGAGGGTCTGCTGGGGGCGCGCGGCATCGACTGGGGCATTACGACCAAGCTGCTGTGCGGCAACAAGCTGTTTCTCAATGAGGTGATCCGTCTGGGCCGCCTGGAACTGCTGGATTCACGCATCAGCAACCTGCGGGCCATCAAGGAGCTGAACCCGGAGGCGCAGACGGTGTACATCAAGCCGCCGGCCTCGGCCCTGATCGAGGAACTCGTGACCTGGGCGGACGTGAGCTTCAACACCGAGCTGGAGACCATCCGGGCCATCAGCGCCGAGGCCGTGAAGCAGAACAAGACGCACCTGATCATCATCATGATCGAGATGGGCGACCTGCGCGAGGGGGTGCTGCGCGAGGACATCGTGGCGTTCTACGAGCAGGTCTTCCGGCTGCCGAACATCCGCATCATCGGCATCGGCACCAACCTCAACTGCCTGAACGGAGTCATGCCCAGCGAGGACAAGCTGATTCAGCTGGGGCTGTACAAGACCATCATCGAGCTGAAGAACGGGGTCGAGATCCAGTGGGTAAGTGCGGGCACCACCGTGACCCTGCCGCTGCTGATCGCGGGCGGCCTGCCGGCGGCCATCAACCACTTCCGCATCGGGGAGGCGCTGTTCTTCGGGCAGGATCTGGTTCATGAGAATACCTTCGAGGCCATGCACGACGACGTGCTGGAACTGCATGCCCAGGTGATCGAACTGGCCGAGAAACCCACCACGCCGTCCGGGGTGCTGGGCAAGAATCCCTTTGGCCAGACCGCCGAGGGAGACGCCGAGGGGCCGAGCACCAGCCACCGCGCCATTCTGGACGTGGGCTACCTGGACATCTCGCCGCAGTACCTCACGCCGGTGGACCCGCGTCTGGAGGTCATCGGTGGCAGCAGCGACATGCTTGTGCTCAACGTGGGCGACAACGAGGCTGGCCTGGAGGTCGGCAGCTACGTCACCTTCCGTCTGAAGTACATGGGCGCCCTGCACCTGATGAACTCGCCGTACATCGACAAGTTCGTGCTCGATGGTTCGGGAGAGAAGATCTCGGAACTGCCCGCGCCACAGCCGGTCGGCGGCTGA
- a CDS encoding MFS transporter — MLKSKNPARVYLALSAGLSLAFALAFTLQGLYFVTVAELNPLQLLLIGAALEGAAFVLEIPTGVVADVHSRRRSVILGCVGLGAGMLLVGAFPVFWALLLAQVVSAAGYTLLSGAQQAWLADEVGEDRAARLYLLGSQYGRAAGIVGLGATAALATLGLQVPVLAGGAVALALGAYLWLRMPEEGFSPAPRGERQTWTALADTLGRGVREVRASRVLTLLMLTALMYGAGSEAVDRLNEFLLVREIGLPGGLSAAGWFVLLAAAVQAVGLGVTEPLRRRLTPQEPHAAARTLRWVLGGRVAALLVFALAPGFGWAALALVVQGVLQGLYAPLYDAWLNRGLDPRSRATVNSLAAQADALGQVGFGPGFGVLGNVLGVRAALALAALVPLPLLGLLRGLPVSRPESTAPGEPDARP; from the coding sequence ATGTTGAAATCGAAAAATCCCGCGCGGGTGTATCTCGCGCTGTCGGCGGGCCTGTCCCTGGCCTTCGCGCTGGCCTTTACCCTGCAGGGCCTGTATTTCGTGACCGTGGCGGAGCTGAACCCGCTGCAACTCCTGCTGATCGGCGCGGCGCTGGAGGGAGCCGCCTTTGTGCTGGAGATTCCCACCGGCGTGGTGGCCGACGTTCATTCCCGGCGCCGCTCGGTGATTCTGGGCTGCGTGGGGCTGGGGGCGGGAATGCTGCTCGTCGGGGCCTTTCCGGTGTTCTGGGCGCTGCTGCTCGCCCAGGTCGTGTCGGCGGCGGGCTACACCCTGCTCAGCGGCGCGCAGCAGGCGTGGCTCGCCGACGAGGTGGGCGAGGACCGGGCCGCCAGGCTGTACCTGCTGGGCAGCCAGTATGGCCGGGCGGCGGGAATCGTGGGCCTCGGGGCGACGGCGGCCCTGGCCACCCTGGGACTGCAGGTGCCGGTGCTGGCGGGCGGCGCGGTGGCTCTGGCCCTGGGCGCTTACCTGTGGCTGCGCATGCCCGAGGAGGGATTCTCGCCCGCTCCGCGCGGGGAACGGCAGACCTGGACGGCGCTGGCAGACACGCTCGGGCGCGGCGTGCGCGAGGTGCGCGCCAGCCGGGTGCTGACCCTGCTGATGCTCACCGCCCTGATGTACGGCGCGGGCAGCGAGGCGGTGGACCGCCTCAACGAGTTTCTGCTGGTCCGCGAAATCGGTCTTCCGGGCGGATTGAGCGCGGCCGGCTGGTTCGTGCTGCTCGCGGCGGCGGTGCAGGCGGTCGGGCTGGGCGTGACTGAGCCGCTGCGCCGCCGCCTCACGCCACAGGAACCGCACGCGGCCGCCCGGACCCTGCGCTGGGTCCTGGGCGGCCGCGTGGCGGCGCTGCTGGTTTTTGCCCTGGCACCGGGCTTCGGCTGGGCCGCGCTGGCGCTGGTGGTGCAGGGAGTGCTGCAGGGCCTGTATGCCCCGCTGTACGACGCTTGGCTCAACCGGGGGCTGGACCCGCGCTCACGGGCGACCGTCAATTCCCTCGCCGCGCAGGCGGACGCGCTGGGGCAGGTGGGCTTCGGGCCGGGCTTCGGCGTGCTGGGCAACGTGCTGGGCGTGCGGGCGGCCCTGGCGCTCGCGGCGCTGGTGCCCCTGCCCCTGCTGGGCCTGCTGCGCGGCCTCCCTGTCTCCCGGCCGGAATCCACCGCGCCTGGAGAGCCGGACGCTAGGCCGTGA
- a CDS encoding EthD family reductase — MIKLTVLYGNPTDPAAFDEYYHHTHMDLARSIPGLSRVEVAQVIGTPDGSAPAHYRIAELYFEDMASFQAAMGSPAGQATASDIPKFATGGATVLISEITA, encoded by the coding sequence ATGATCAAACTGACCGTGCTGTACGGCAATCCCACCGATCCTGCTGCCTTCGACGAGTATTACCACCACACCCACATGGACCTGGCCCGGAGCATTCCGGGCCTGAGCCGTGTTGAAGTCGCGCAGGTGATCGGTACCCCCGACGGCAGCGCTCCCGCCCACTACCGCATCGCGGAGCTGTATTTCGAGGACATGGCCAGCTTCCAGGCGGCCATGGGCAGCCCCGCCGGGCAGGCCACCGCCTCGGACATTCCCAAGTTTGCCACCGGCGGCGCCACGGTGCTCATCAGCGAGATCACGGCCTAG
- a CDS encoding GGDEF domain-containing protein, protein MALPPSTSPDRTYRRSALLVLLVSGLITSLITLGLEVGIMTRLETASLLLIAVKNAGLALWLWRRPADLMRVGLTELTLQISAAVLRLAQLLLIEQTSAGLGGYSYWMVLSYLVASLVLRPRAFLLVSLGQYAALLAVGAAFWWAPHIAPDIKSAQGNLLLQLYLMHGTVIAFLFLQHQLRRQYFHTLLQAEREATLAQIDALTGLPNRRQLQTWLSASLGRAERHEPLSLVLFDLDHFKSVNDTYGHETGDRVLRDTALAASRIVRKGDRVGRWGGEEFLVLVAGDQAAAQEIAARLRDSLRSLWHPEARTITVSCGIAQARPGDTPETLLRRADTALYQAKAAGRDTARAS, encoded by the coding sequence ATGGCCCTCCCCCCCTCCACCTCGCCTGACCGCACCTACCGGCGCAGCGCCCTGCTGGTGCTGCTGGTCAGCGGTCTGATCACCTCGCTGATCACCCTGGGGCTGGAGGTCGGCATCATGACCCGCCTGGAAACGGCCTCGCTGCTGCTGATCGCCGTGAAGAATGCGGGGCTGGCGCTGTGGCTGTGGCGGCGTCCGGCGGACCTGATGCGGGTGGGCCTGACCGAACTGACCCTGCAGATCAGCGCGGCGGTCTTGCGCCTGGCACAACTGCTGCTGATCGAACAGACCTCCGCGGGCCTGGGCGGGTACTCGTACTGGATGGTCCTGAGCTATCTGGTGGCCTCGCTGGTGCTGCGCCCCCGCGCCTTTCTGCTCGTCTCGCTGGGGCAGTACGCGGCGCTGCTCGCCGTGGGCGCCGCCTTCTGGTGGGCCCCCCACATCGCGCCGGACATCAAGTCCGCGCAGGGCAACCTGCTGCTGCAGCTGTACCTGATGCACGGCACCGTGATCGCCTTTCTGTTCCTGCAACACCAGCTGCGCCGTCAGTATTTCCATACCCTGCTGCAGGCCGAGCGGGAGGCCACCCTCGCGCAGATAGACGCGCTGACGGGACTGCCCAACCGGCGACAGTTGCAGACCTGGCTGAGCGCCAGCCTGGGCCGCGCTGAGCGCCACGAACCGCTGAGTCTCGTGCTGTTCGACCTCGACCACTTCAAGTCAGTCAACGATACCTACGGCCACGAGACGGGAGACCGGGTTCTGCGCGACACCGCCCTGGCCGCGTCCCGCATCGTGCGCAAGGGAGACCGGGTCGGGCGCTGGGGCGGCGAGGAGTTCCTGGTTCTGGTCGCCGGCGACCAGGCCGCCGCGCAGGAGATCGCGGCCCGGCTGCGTGACAGCCTGCGCTCCCTGTGGCACCCGGAGGCCCGCACGATCACCGTCAGCTGCGGCATCGCCCAGGCGCGGCCCGGAGACACCCCCGAGACGCTGCTGCGCCGCGCCGACACCGCGTTGTACCAGGCCAAGGCGGCGGGCCGGGACACCGCGCGCGCGAGTTGA